The DNA window aggtTCAAATGtcaggtgagaggtgagagatcaggggtcagaggttaaagCGTTCCCTCGTCCAGCAGTTTGTTGATCCCGTTGCAGATCTTCCTCAGGTACAGTCTGTAATCCTCTCCGTCTCCGTACAGCTCGGCCAGGAACTCCCCGTGGGCAAAGTGGTTGAACACGTGGTCGATGCGAGTGTGCGACCGCAGGGTCAGGTGCTGCTCCACCAGCGCATGCAGAAGATCCCGGCATTCCAGCAGCAACTCTGACAGAATGCGGTGGTCGAACGTGTAGTCCACCTCGTAGAAGCTGACCGCCGTCATGGCTGCCTGGTTCATCTTTTTCTTGAAGCGCTCGACCGTGTCCAGTTCGTCTGGGCTGAACTGGTGGTTGCGGTACAGGATACCGATCTTCAGCGCGATCTTGATGACGTCTTTGACGATCTTGTGGGCCTCCTTCTTACTCTTGGTGAACTCCCGGCTGACCTTGTACAGCTCGTCCAGGATCTCACTGCTGACGTCGTCCGTCAGGAGGTTGGCCACCGCCACGGTCGCCATCTTGGATAGGATTTTCTTCTGTGCCTGGAGGGCCAGGGAGCGAGAGTTGAAACACTCCTGGCCTGGAGGGGGGAGATAgggtggagaaggaggggagagagagagatggggaggagaggatggtgggggagagaggaggaagagggaggtagggggagtaacgggagagagatagagagaggtgtagatgaaggagagagagagatggggaggataggatggtgggggagagaggggaggagttagggggagagagttggggagagggggatggaggaaggggaggtggggagatggggaggagaggacagataggagagagggggaagagggtgaTAGGGGGAGTaacgggagagagatagagagaggtgtagatgaaggagagagagatggggaggagaggatggtgggggagagagggggaagagggaggtagggggagtaacgggagagagatagagaggtgtagatgaaggagagagagagatggggaggagagggtgatgggggagagagggggaagagggaggtagggggagtaacgggagagagatagagaggtgtagatgaaggagagagagagatggggaggagagggtgatgggggagagagggggaagagggaggtagggggagtaacgggagagagatagagagaggtgtagatgaaggagagagagagatggggaggagagggtgatgggggagagagggggaagagggaggtagggggagtaacgggagagagatagagagaggtgtagatgaaggagagagagagatggggaggagagggtgttgggggagagagggggaagagggaggtaggggagtaacgggagagagagatagagagaggtgtagatgaaggagagagagagatggggaggagagggtgatgggggagagagggggaagagggaggtagggggagtaacgggagagagatagagagaggtgtagatgaaggagagagagagatggggaggagagggtgatgggggagagagggggaagagggaggtagggggagtaacgggagagagatagagagaggtgtagatgaaggagagagagagttagtgtttAGCTCCATAGCCCACCCAGTCAAACAcacattcctctctgtctctctgtttaaagCTCTTGTCAAAGAGAAGGACGAATCAGGACCAAACACACAGAGAAGATATGCTTTATACTAACCCTCCTTTTAAAGTCATACCGTAGTCAGGCACTTCTTACAGTGAACACATACTGTAAACTCAGAGTACAGGAGTCAAACTCATAACACTAATATAATGACCGAATGGTAGACTGAGGGGGATAATGACTGACAGGTAGACTGAGGGGGATAATGACTGACTGGTAGACCGAGAAGGATAATGACTGACAGGTAGACTGTGGGAGATAATGGCTGACTGGTAGACCAAGGAGGATAATGACTGACTTGTAGACTGAGGGGGATAATGACGGACTTGTAGACTGAGGGGGATAATGACTGACTGGTAGATTGAGGGGGATAATGACTGACTGGTAGACTGACAGGGATAATGACTGACTGTTAGACTGAAGGGGATAATGACAGACTGGTAGATTGAGGGGGATAATGACTGACTCATAGACTGACGGGGATAATGACTGACAGGTAGACTGTGGGAGATAATGACTGACTGGTAAACCGATGAGGATAatgactgactggcagactgagGGGGATAATGACTGACTGGTAGACCGAGAAGGATCATGACTGACAGGTAGACTGTGGGAGATAATGACTGACTGGTAGACCGAGGAGGATAATGACTGACTGGTAGACTGAGGGGGATAATGACTGACAGGTAGAGTGAGGGGGATAATGACTGACTGGTAGACTGAGGGGGATAATGACTGACTGGTAGACTGAGGGGGATAATGACTGACTGGTAGATTGAAGGGGATAATGACTGACTGGTAGACTGACAGGGATAATGACTGACTGTTAGACTGAATGGGATAATGACTGACTGGTAGACTGAGGGGGATAATGACTGACTGGTAAACTGAAGGGGATAGTGACTGACTGGTAGACTGAGGGGGATAATGACTGACTGGTAGACCGAGGGAGATAATGACTGACCGGTAGACGGACGGGGATAATGACTGATAGGTAGACTGTGGGAAATAATGACTGACTGGTAGACCGATGAGGATAATGACTGACTGGTAGACTGAGGGGGATAATGACTGACAGGTAGACTGATGGGGATAATGACTGGTAGACTGAAGGGGATAATGACTGACTGGTAGACTGAGGGGGATAATGACTGACTCATAGACTGGCGGGGATAATGACTGACAGGTAGACTgtaaaaaaatacttgaaagtactacttaagtaattttaggtatttgtactttactttagtatttatatttttgagaacttttacttttacttcactacattcctaaa is part of the Oncorhynchus tshawytscha isolate Ot180627B unplaced genomic scaffold, Otsh_v2.0 Un_contig_2672_pilon_pilon, whole genome shotgun sequence genome and encodes:
- the LOC121844375 gene encoding tumor necrosis factor alpha-induced protein 8-like protein 3, translating into MATVAVANLLTDDVSSEILDELYKVSREFTKSKKEAHKIVKDVIKIALKIGILYRNHQFSPDELDTVERFKKKMNQAAMTAVSFYEVDYTFDHRILSELLLECRDLLHALVEQHLTLRSHTRIDHVFNHFAHGEFLAELYGDGEDYRLYLRKICNGINKLLDEGTL